A region from the Phaenicophaeus curvirostris isolate KB17595 chromosome 3, BPBGC_Pcur_1.0, whole genome shotgun sequence genome encodes:
- the FSBP gene encoding fibrinogen silencer-binding protein, whose translation MVGKARSSNFTLSEKLDLLKLVKPYVKILEEHTNKHSVIVEKNKCWDIIADNYNAIGVDRPPRTAQGLRTLYKRLKEYAKQELLQQKETHSDCKSSISEPTKKVVEMIPQISNVCLRDRSGVQSASIDKETIAGTSSPQAILDHHPTTVMMELQSEEDVKPPPSLIIDSQQNETLEQEEEHQLVHIMERSPSTSVSSVDMRVMMSPSPVPRRDEFFRLEVGERFRPMCGYDPQMLQMLKEEHQIILENQRKIGLYVQEKRDGLKRKQQLEEELLRTKIKVEKLKAIRLRRDLPEYSNI comes from the exons ATGGTTGGGAAGGCCAGATCTTCTAATTTTACCTTATCTGAAAAGCTCGATTTGCTAAAACTGGTGAAGCCGTACGTTAAAATTCTCGAGGAACATACCAATAAGCATTCTGtaatagtggaaaaaaacaaatgctgGGATATCATAGCTGATAACTACAATGCCATCGGAGTAGATCGCCCTCCTCGCACTGCACAGGGCCTGCGCACGCTGTACAAGAGGCTCAAAGAATATGCCAAGCAGGAGCTATTGCAGCAAAAGGAGACTCACTCAGActgtaaaagcagcatttccGAGCCAACCAAGAAAGTTGTGGAGATGATTCCACAGATTTCCAATgtgtgtttaagggacaggagCGGTGTTCAAAG TGCTAGTATCGATAAAGAAACAATTGCTGGTACCAGTTCACCACAGGCTATTTTGGATCACCATCCTACGACAGTCATGATGGAGTTGCAGTCAGAAGAGGATGTCAAACCTCCTCCCTCTTTGATTATAGACTCACAGCAAAATGAGACCTTAGAACAAGAGGAAGAACACCAGTTGGTCCATATTATGGAAAGGTCTCCTTCTACATCAGTATCTTCAGTTGATATGAGAGTGATGATGTCTCCCTCTCCTGTACCAAGAAGAGATGAGTTTTTTAGGCTTGAGGTTGGAGAACGCTTTAGACCAATGTGTGGGTATGACCCACAGATGTTGCAAATGCTGAAAGAGGAGCATCAAATAATAttagaaaatcaaagaaaaattgGTCTTTATGTCCAAGAAAAAAGGGATGgtttgaaaagaaagcagcaactgGAAGAAGAACTGTTGCGAACAAAAATCAAAGTAGAGAAGCTGAAGGCAATACGACTACGCCGTGATCTGCCGGAATACAGCaatatctaa